Proteins from a genomic interval of Trifolium pratense cultivar HEN17-A07 linkage group LG6, ARS_RC_1.1, whole genome shotgun sequence:
- the LOC123889133 gene encoding F-box/FBD/LRR-repeat protein At4g00160-like yields MVEEDIISTLPDLILRHILSFLETKHAVTTSILSKRWKNLYRSVPVLHFKTTATDEAAYFRFINFVSSVFLSRDLAFSVKTFHLDFTYHDYQIIYPRSPMEIVTAWINVIVLLGVECIDLCVELEKTIGFTKLPISILTCNTLVVLNLHCFGVEETLSPVDLPSLKILQLDNIWFPKVRDLMLFLNGCPILEDLFTFNVLFDSEESLTYDEWKSFCLSNLIRANIDCFFSHFPLKAVHNVHSLRLQIHHDKVNYLNDFIPTFHNLTKLELNSLDYGWQFLIKVLNHSPKLQELNIDQAHLNKETWTRKDDKENWVDPDVVPQCLSLHLRACNLFNFLGLPGELLLARYILKNARVLQTMDIMNVGLANINGLISLCPRGSATCELTVYDSPLE; encoded by the exons ATGGTAGAAGAAGATATAATAAGCACTTTACCAGATTTAATTCTCCGTCACATTCTCTCTTTTCTCGAAACCAAACATGCCGTTACCACATCCATTCTTTCAAAGAGATGGAAGAATCTCTACCGTTCAGTTCCAGTTCTGCACTTCAAAACAACAGCCACAGATGAAGCTGCCTATTTTCGCTTTATCAACTTCGTATCCTCAGTTTTTCTCTCCCGAGATCTCGCATTTTCCGTTAAAACTTTCCACCTTGATTTTACTTACCATGATTATCAAATTATTTATCCTCGCTCTCCTATGGAAATTGTCACCGCATGGATCAATGTTATTGTACTACTCGGTGTTGAGTGCATTGATCTCTGTGTAGAACTGGAAAAAACCATTGGTTTTACCAAATTGCCCATCAGTATTCTCACCTGCAATACCCTTGTGGTTCTCAACCTTCATTGTTTCGGTGTCGAAGAAACTTTGTCTCCCGTTGATCTTCCATCTCTTAAAATCCTTCAATTGGACAATATTTGGTTCCCTAAAGTTCGAGATTTGATGTTGTTCTTAAATGGATGTCCAATTCTTGAGGATTTGTTTACATTTAATGTATTGTTTGATTCTGAGGAATCTCTTACTTATGATGAGTGGAAGAGCTTTTGCTTAAGTAACTTGATACGAGCTAATATTGATTGCTTTTTTAGTCATTTTCCGTTGAAAGCAGTTCATAATGTACATTCTCTGCGCTTACAAATTCACCATGACAAG GTAAATTACCTTAATGATTTCATTCCTACTTTTCATAATTTGACCAAATTGGAGCTTAATTCTCTCGATTATGGTTGGCAATTCTTGATAAAAGTTCTCAACCACAGCCCTAAGCTTCAAGAGCTTAACATTGATCAG GCCCACTTAAACAAGGAAACATGGACTAGAAAAGATGACAAAGAAAATTGGGTAGACCCAGATGTTGTTCCACAATGCCTTTCATTACACCTTAGAGCTTGCAATCTATTCAATTTCTTAGGCCTACCAGGCGAGCTTCTACTTGCAAGGTATATTTTGAAGAATGCAAGAGTTTTACAAACCATGGATATCATGAACGTTGGACTGGCCAACATAAACGGACTAATATCCTTGTGTCCAAGGGGCTCTGCAACATGTGAGCTTACAGTTTATGATTCTCCAT tggAATAA